Within Streptomyces roseirectus, the genomic segment GCGGCCCCACCGAGGGGTTTGGCGTTCGTGAAGGACAGCAGCAGCGTGTTCAGGAACGGGTACACGCCGAACACCGTGACGCCGAGGATCGCCGGGGACATCCACAGCCACGGCAGCCACCAGCGCCGGTACAGCGCGGCGCCGCCCGCCTCGGCGGTGGGGCCCGGCTTGACCAGCCGCAGCAACCGGCGCACCCCGGAGGGGCGTTCGGGGGCCGGACGGCCCGGTGCCGCGACGGGCACCGGGGTCAGGGTCTTGGACGCCATGCTCAGCTACCTTGCGCGATCAGCTCGTTCATCTTCTTCTGGGCGTCGTCCAGGGCGTCCTGGGCGCTCTTCTTGCCCTGCATCGCGAGCTGCACCTGGGCGGAGGCCGCGTTCAGTTCGCCCGGGGTGAGGGCGATCTCGTCGGCCGTCGCCGTCTTGCGGTCGCCGGCGACGATCTTGCGGGCCTCGGCGAACGGGTCGTCGCCCTTCACGTCCTGGAAGAACGGGTCGTCCAGGGAGGCGGTCGTCGAGGGGAAGATGACGACGTTCGGGTCCTTCGCCCAGGCGAGCTGGTTCTGCGCGTTCGTCAGGAACTGCGCGAACGCGAGCGCGGTCGCCGCGTGCTTGCTGGTGGAGGCGACGCCGATGTACTGCGGGGCGCCGACGGTGTGGCCGAGGCCGTCCAGCATGTAGCGGGCCACGCCGGTCTTCTTGTAGACGCTCGGGTTGTTCTGCTCGATGAAGCGCAGGAAGTTCGGGTTCGACGAGCCGTACACCAACTTGCCCTGGCCGTAGACCGTCGAGGGGTCCTGGTTGGAGGAGAGCGAGTCGCGCGGCATCGCGCCGGCCTTGTAGAGCTTCGTCATGCCCTCGACCCACCGCACGGTCTTCGGGTCGTCGGCGAAGGTGAACTTCTTGCCGTCGTCGGAGAGGACCTTGACGCCCATCTGCTGCCAGTCGGCGGGGATGCGCAGTTGCGGGTTGGCGAGGAAGGCGTAGTAGTCGCCGTCGGACGCCTTCGCGATCTTCTCCGCGTCGGCGAACATGCCGAGGACGGTGGTCGGAGGTTTGGCCGGGTCGAGGCCCGCCTTCTTCAGCAGGTCGGTGTTGAAGGTCTGCACGATGCCGCCGGAGTACCAGGGCAGGACGCTGTGCACCTTCTGGCCGGCCGCGTCGGTGTAGGTGCTCGACTCCCACATCGCGGGGGCGAACGGCTTGCCCGCGTCCGGGGCCTTCTGGTCGAGGTTCAGCA encodes:
- a CDS encoding extracellular solute-binding protein, which encodes MHARTLTGTMVGVIALALTATGCGLSGGGSDGGAKAGDCSVDKANVGSGKLTGDVKGEITFQTTNLKKDFSPYFNGVIAAFEKANPGAKVKWIDDPGDATFTQRLVSDAQACTLPDVVNINVNTATALTKTGYLLNLDQKAPDAGKPFAPAMWESSTYTDAAGQKVHSVLPWYSGGIVQTFNTDLLKKAGLDPAKPPTTVLGMFADAEKIAKASDGDYYAFLANPQLRIPADWQQMGVKVLSDDGKKFTFADDPKTVRWVEGMTKLYKAGAMPRDSLSSNQDPSTVYGQGKLVYGSSNPNFLRFIEQNNPSVYKKTGVARYMLDGLGHTVGAPQYIGVASTSKHAATALAFAQFLTNAQNQLAWAKDPNVVIFPSTTASLDDPFFQDVKGDDPFAEARKIVAGDRKTATADEIALTPGELNAASAQVQLAMQGKKSAQDALDDAQKKMNELIAQGS